One Anaerobiospirillum thomasii DNA segment encodes these proteins:
- a CDS encoding extracellular solute-binding protein: MTQCIKILAVADPAVFAFDDEKLDIFSAFSHKVVFEMHPWSEYTKLLQLSLSGSGGYDIVMFPGHLFLKDLVDNKQLSPLDFNADKLRMGLAYDIKMHDRLYAFPAFYDGHIIVFKKGVSARLDAYDNKIIEPDTFIKLATEDFKGAFSVKAAASEIFTDALPFLRYTHNGTIQDIYTQDGLIEKADAFTQRLAAYCSLKDSALPGTDKFGNEEVASALIKDEAQLIITWSGQLGLIDRQMPLDEGYGFATLSTAWNVAWNFGLLESSCNKEICHELFDYLCCSDIDKKCALYSGTPLYKDTVFDRPWSKALDLLLEHAKPLPFADSSPAKNGLLYEYIYKAYTGQMDATQALSEAFLKIGAMERS; this comes from the coding sequence ATGACACAATGTATAAAAATACTGGCTGTTGCAGATCCGGCCGTTTTTGCCTTTGATGATGAAAAGCTTGATATATTCAGTGCCTTTTCCCACAAAGTTGTCTTTGAGATGCACCCATGGAGTGAATATACAAAGCTTCTGCAGCTGTCACTCTCTGGCTCTGGAGGCTATGACATAGTCATGTTCCCAGGTCACCTGTTTTTAAAGGATCTGGTTGATAACAAACAGCTAAGCCCACTTGATTTTAATGCAGATAAATTGCGCATGGGTCTTGCCTATGACATAAAAATGCATGACAGACTCTATGCCTTTCCTGCCTTTTATGACGGACACATTATTGTCTTTAAAAAGGGAGTAAGCGCAAGGCTTGATGCTTATGACAATAAAATCATAGAGCCAGATACTTTTATCAAGCTTGCCACAGAAGATTTTAAGGGCGCCTTTAGTGTCAAAGCCGCGGCCTCTGAGATCTTCACTGACGCTCTGCCATTTTTACGCTATACACATAATGGCACAATACAGGATATCTACACACAAGATGGCCTTATTGAAAAAGCAGATGCTTTTACACAGCGTCTTGCAGCCTACTGCTCGTTAAAAGACAGCGCGCTGCCAGGTACAGACAAATTTGGCAATGAAGAGGTGGCATCTGCCCTTATCAAAGATGAGGCACAGCTTATTATAACCTGGTCAGGACAGCTGGGACTAATTGACAGACAGATGCCTTTAGATGAGGGGTATGGCTTTGCCACGCTCTCTACAGCCTGGAATGTAGCCTGGAATTTTGGACTTTTAGAGTCTTCTTGTAACAAAGAGATCTGTCATGAGCTTTTTGACTATCTGTGCTGCAGTGATATAGATAAAAAGTGTGCCTTATACTCAGGTACGCCTCTGTACAAGGATACAGTCTTTGACAGACCATGGAGCAAGGCTCTTGATCTGCTGCTTGAGCATGCCAAACCTCTGCCTTTTGCTGACAGCTCACCTGCTAAAAACGGTCTTTTATATGAGTACATATACAAAGCCTATACAGGACAGATGGATGCTACACAGGCTCTGTCAGAGGCCTTTTTAAAGATTGGTGCTATGGAGAGGTCATAG
- a CDS encoding GntR family transcriptional regulator produces MSSDISENTSLYAVVYYEIKKKIELGEYVSGQKLPTERELANMFGVSLITIRRAIQELTDEGFIIKVQGRGTFVEHQKLQRCIDRDFQILGFTITCQLNGVKASTQILNRGIAGANSKVSRALGVDIKSPTIYLERVCLADNVPIMLEKGWFLPEFDFMKDEELENSSIIKTLASHGVYIDSASDNIIEVGRADAIVSRSLKLGKGEPIFIISSVLNDKSGRKIYLSVEYIAGNRFRLKL; encoded by the coding sequence ATGAGCTCTGATATTTCTGAAAATACATCATTATATGCTGTAGTTTACTACGAGATAAAAAAGAAAATTGAGCTTGGAGAGTATGTGTCCGGACAGAAGCTTCCAACTGAAAGGGAGCTTGCCAATATGTTCGGAGTCAGTCTCATAACAATAAGAAGAGCTATTCAGGAGCTAACTGACGAGGGCTTTATCATCAAGGTGCAGGGACGTGGCACCTTTGTTGAGCATCAGAAGCTGCAAAGATGCATAGACAGAGATTTTCAGATTTTAGGTTTTACCATAACCTGTCAGCTCAACGGTGTTAAAGCTTCAACACAGATACTCAATAGAGGTATAGCTGGAGCTAACAGCAAGGTCAGCAGGGCTCTTGGTGTTGATATAAAAAGTCCTACTATTTATCTTGAGCGTGTGTGTCTTGCAGATAATGTACCAATCATGCTTGAAAAGGGCTGGTTTTTACCTGAATTTGATTTTATGAAAGATGAGGAGCTTGAAAACAGCTCTATTATTAAAACTCTTGCATCTCATGGCGTGTATATTGATTCGGCAAGTGACAATATAATAGAGGTGGGCAGGGCTGACGCCATAGTTTCACGCTCGTTAAAGCTAGGCAAGGGCGAGCCTATTTTTATCATAAGTTCAGTTTTAAATGATAAAAGTGGCAGAAAAATCTACCTGTCAGTTGAGTATATTGCAGGCAACCGCTTTAGATTGAAACTATAG